The genomic interval GCGAGCAATCCCTTCTCGAGATACGTGTCCATCGTGTACTCGCGCATCGACTCGTCGGGATTGCGATAGCTGATCATGAAAGCCTGATGACCGTTTTTGACCGCCCATTCGACCCACGAACGTCCGGGCGCCAGATCCATCAGATAATATTTGTTGATCCACGGCGGCGAGAACACGATCGGGCGCTCGTAGACTTCGTCGGTCTGCGGGTAGTACGCGATCAGCTCGATCAGCTCGTTGCGAAAGACAATCTCGCCCGGTGTCGCCGCGAGGTTCGTTCCCAATACGAACGACGACGTGTCGACTTGTTTGGGATAACCGCCGTTGTTCTGTACGTCGTCGAGAAATTCGGCCATTCCGCGCACCAAGCTCTCGCCGCCGCTATCGAGCGCTTCCCGCACGACGGCCGGATTGAGCCACGGTACGTTGCTGGGCGCGAGCGCGTCCAGCAGCATGTTCATCGCGAAGCGCGCCTTGCGTTTGGTCCCCTCGGGCAACCGCGAGGCCTCGACCAACTGCTGCGCGTACTGGCGGCGCACGAGATACTCTTCCACCATCGAGATCAGAAAGGGATTGCTGGTCCACGCCTCATCGGCAAAGCGCTTATCGCCGGCGACGTCGATCACGGGCGCGGGATTCTCGCCCTGCATGCGGCGCATCGTGTTCATCGCCACGCCTTGCTGGGCGAGCATCAAGCTCGTCATGATCGGCGCCACGCGCATCGGGTCGCTCATGACCTCCAGCGTGACGGCGCGCAGCGCATCGTTGAGCGATGCCGGATCGGCACCGGAGAGATCGAGACCGTAACTGAACTCTTCCAACGGCACCGAGCCGATCATCACATGTACATGCCCCCGTTGACGTCGTAGGTCGAACCGGTGATGAATCCCGAGTTGTCATCGACCAAAAAGCGCACGACGCGCGCGATCTCCTCGGGCTGGCCGAGCCGCCCGATCGGCGTGCGCGCGGTGGCCGCTTCGATTGCGGTTTCCGGCATCGCCGCGACCATTTCGGTCAGCGTAAAACCCGGAGCCACCGCGTTGACCGTGATGCCGGTGCGCGCGGTTTCGATTGCGAGCGTCTTGGTCAATCCCAACAGCCCCGCTTTGGCCGCGGCGTAATTCGCCTGACCGAAATTGCCGGTGCGTCCGACCACGGAACTGATGTTCACGATGCGGCCGTAACGCTGTGCGAGCATGTGGTCGAGCACGGCCTTGATCATAAAAAACGGTCCTGATAAATTTACGTTCAGGACCGCTTGCCATTCGTCGACCGTCATCTTGCGTGCGGTGTGGTCTTTGGTGATTCCGGCGCTGTTGATGAGGATGTCCACCTTACCGTGCGCCGCGATTACCGCTTGTGTTGCGGCTTCGCACGCTTGCGGATCCGAAACGTCGGCCTGATAAAAATCGACCAGCTTGGCCGTTCCGTTGAGCGAAGCACGCAAGGCCTCGGTCCGTTCGCGATCGGCCGGTACGCCGACCACGGCAATCGTCGCGCCATCGGCAGCGAGCGCCGTCGAAATCGCGCCGCCAATACCGCGCGAACCTCCGGTCACGATCGCCACTCGACCTTCGAGCCGCGTAAGCGTGCCCGAGGGGGCTGTCGAGGTGGTTATCATGGATACTTCTTTGTACCCAGGCGCTGCGCTTACCTAGCAAAAGGTGAAGAAAACCTTAGCTTCTTTTAAGCCCGGGCCATAGACTCCGGGAGACGGCGGCGTTCTACGTCATGTCGAGGCCGCCGTTCACGTGGAACGCGGCCCCGGTGATGTAGCCGGAGTCGTCTTCGCACAGGAATTTCACGACCCGGGCGACTTCCTCGGGCTTGCCTAGCCGCTTGGTGGGGATCTTCTCGACCACCTTGGCCAGGGCGGCCTCGGGCATCGCCTCGACCATCTCGGTGCCGATGAAGCCCGGCGCTACCACGTTGGCGGTAATCCCCTTGGCGGCCATCTCGAGCGCGAGCGATTTGGTGAAACCGAAGAGCCCGGCTTTCGAGGCGGCGTAGTTTGCTTGCCCGACGTTGCCGGTTTGTCCGATCACCGAGCTGATGTTCACGATGCGGCCCGATCCGCGTTCGATCATATGCTCGAGCACGGCTTTGGTCATGTTGAACGCGCCCGAGAGATTGACGTTGATGACGTTGCACCAATCTTCGGATGACATTTTGCGCAGCGTTTTGTCGAGCGTGATGCCCGCGTTGTTGACGAGAAAATCGACGCGCCCGTGCGTTTTGAGCACTTCGTCGACGACGCGTTTGCAATCGTCGAAATCGTCGACGCGCCCTTGATGCGTCGAGACCGAATGTCCGTTGGCGCGATGCTTTTCCGCGCAGCGTTCTGCCGCGTCGGCGCCTTTGCTATAGCCCGCCGCGACGTGCGCGCCGTCTTGCGCGAGCGCCTGCGTGATCGCCAGGCCAATGCCGCGCGTTCCGCCGGTAACGATCGCTACTCGCCCTGTGAAAGACATTCGATCCTCCCATCGTGGAACGCATGTACTGCGCTGCGCTACACGGTTTTCCCGCGTGGTAAACGCAGCGATATCAGGGCGTGAGCGTCAGCGGTGTAACGGTCGGCGTTACCAGCGGCGCGGGCGACGGCGTATAGTTCACGACGACGGTAAATGCAGTGGGGGCGTCTTCGCTCGCGAGCACCACGCTGCGATCGACGCCGCTTGCGACGACGGTTACTGCGACCAATCGGTTTCCGCCGATCGCGCCGGGCATCGCTGCGAATGCGTAGGGCACATCGGTTGCAGCAGCTGAAGCGAAGAGCGGATCGTAGGCCGGACTCGAGCGCTCGGCGAGCGCGGCGAGCGTTTGCGGGCTCGCGACGAATCCGTCGATGTCGGCGAGCACGTCGCCGGCGACCGGCGCGTTTCCGGCGACGAGCGCGTAGCGGGTGAGCGTCTGCGCGGAAGCGTCGTAGTCGTACGACCAACTGTACGTGCGGTGCGCGCCGTCTTCGGCGAAGAAATCGAGCTCGTGCCCGTCGGCGTTGCTGCGGCCGAACGCGTCGGCGGCGGGGACGTAGACCGCCCAGGCGCCCTCTGCTTCGCTGGAGAGGCGCTCGACCAGCCGGGCCGCGTTCGCTCCGGCGTTCAGGCGCCGGTTGGCGGCGACCGCCCAGTTCACCGCCCGATCGGCAAACGCGATCAGCGACCACAGGATCACCGCCGCGATCGCCGCACCGACCAGGGTTTCGAGCAGGGTGAAGCCGGCCTGGCGCTTCATGCACGAAGGCGCAGTGCCCGCGTTGTCGCCGGATTAGACTTTGTGATACAAAGTACAGTATGACCGACATCGAACGCGCCGTGCTCGACCTCGCCGAGGTCCGCGACCGTCTGGCGATGACGCAGCGCTTTCGCGGCTACTCGGGCGCCGCGGCGGTTGCGTCGGGCGCTTTGGCGATCATCGCCGGCCTGCTGCAAGCCTTTCTCATCGGCAATCCGCACAGCGGCTACGGCGACCGCATCTATGCCTCGATTTGGGTGGTCTGCGGAACCGCGGCGGCGATCGTCAACTACGGTTCGATCGCGCATTGGTTCGTGAGCGACGCGAGCGTTCGCGATCGCTGGCAGACGCGTACCGTCGGGCTTTCGATCCTTCCGGCGATCGCGCTCGGCGCTGCGCTGACGCTGGCGCTGCTCGCGCGCGACGCGTTTTGGTTCTTGCCCGGCATCTGGTACGGCTGCTACGGCGTGGGTCTGTTTGCGTCGCGCACGATGTTGCCGCGCGAGGTCTTGCCGATCAGCGCCTTCTTCCTGATCGCGGGCATCGTCTTGCTGTTCACGCCTTCGGCCATTGCGCTCGCGTGGTGGGTGCTGCCGCTCGGTTTCGGCATCGGACAAATCGCGATCGGCATCCTCGTAGCGCGCGACCGGCGGGTGCATCCATGAGTGCAACCGATCTCGACCGCGTCTTTCACGAGCGCGGGCGCTTGGCGATTTGTTCGGCGCTGGTTACGCATCCCGACGGTGTGTCGTTCACGCAATTGCAGGATGCGTGCGCGCTGACCGACGGGAATCTCAATCGGCATCTGCACGCGCTGGCCGAAGACGAGATCGTCGAGATGCAGCGGCGCACGGGTTCGGGCCGGCCGCAGACGATCGTGCGCATCACCGCGGCCGGACGCGAACGTTTCCTCGCCTATATCGACGCGCTCGAACATATCGTGCGCGAGGTTCAGCGCTCGATGAGTTCGAGTGAATCGCCGGTGCGCACCGTTCCGGCGCGCGGCACGTCGCAGTAAATCCCCATCCAGTTCGAGCGCGCCTGCGCAACGTAGCGCAAGATGCGCGGATCGGCGTCGCCGCCCTGCGGATCGTAGGTCGGTACGGCGCAGCGCTCGATCGGATAACGCACGCGCAGCGTCACTTCACCCAGGCGAAGTTCACGGCCGGTGAGCGCCGGCTCGTCGATCGCGATCCCGGGCTCCATTTCGATGAAGAAGTTCGGACGAAACCGTTCGTACTCGACGCGATACCCGACGAATGACGAGAGGCCGTCGAGCCAGCGGTCGGCCAGGAGCGAGACGGGCGCGTCATCCATGAAACGTCCCTCCACGTCCTCCACCACTCGCAGACCGTCGACCGAGCCGAGGCGGTGAAGCCGTTCGTCCTCCTTGCCGCGGTAGGTCGTTCCGGCACGCCGATGCCCTTCGGGCGCGATCAGCGCGCGGACCCGATCGCCCTCCAGGCCCTCGGGAAAGACCGCGCACGCATCCAGCACTTCGCCGCGCAAGCTCTTGACCGGATAGCGCCGGATCGCGCGTAACGTTCCGATGAGCATGGGTCTCCAGTACCATAGGAGGGGCGCGGAATCCTCAAGAACGGCGGCGCCATGGACACTTCGGAGCGTCCCGCGCTGCGCGCGCTCACGATCGGCGAGATCTTCGATCGTGCGGTCACGTTCTACGTGCGCAACTTCGTGGTGTTCACGCTGACGGTGCTCACCTTGCTCGCGCCGGCCGGGCTGGCGGAATATTTCTACACCACCCGTTCCAGCGCCGAGCTCACGCAAATCCTTTCGCAACTACAGCATCCGGGCGGGACGCCGTATTTTCCGCCGCAGTTCGGCACGCTCATTCTCGTCGCGCTGTTCGTGCTGCTGCTGGCGCCTTTCTGCAACAACGCCGTTGCGGTCGGCGTTGCCACGATCTATTCCGGACATACGCCGAGCTACGCCGGCGGATTTCGCCGCGTGCTGCGCCGGTGGGCGGCGCTCTTTGGAACGACCGTACTCTGCGGACTGATCCTGCTCGGCATCTATTTCGCGCTCGCCATTACGCTGACGATCGTGCTCTTCGGTTCGGTCGCGGCTACCGGCCGGGTGCCGCTCTTCAGCATTCCGACGCTCGTGGTCTTCGTCGTCGTGGTGCTGGTCGCTGCCCTGTTTTTCGCGACGGTGTTCATCGTGTGCGTGTTTGCGCTCTATGCCACGACGATCGAGGACGATCGTCCCGGCGAGGCGATCGGTGAGGGCTTCGAGCGCATCTTCAACCGGCGCGAGTATCCGAAAGCACTCTTGATGGCGCTGTGCTATGTGGTGCTGCAAATCGGAGCTCTGCTGATTTCGTTCAGCCTCGCGTTGCTGATCGTCTCGGTCCTGCACAGCGACGTTTTGCAGATGATCGTCAGCACGCTGATCAACGCGATGTTGACCGCGTTCGGTACCGTGCTCATGGCGGTGTATTACTACGACGTGCGCACCCGTGCCGAGGGTTTGGATCTCGAGGACGATCTGCAGCGCCTGACGGCCCCAACGTGAGCGCGCAACCGCCGGTAGATATCACGCAGGCGGTGCGGGCCGAGCTGGCGGTGCCGGGCCGTTATCATCTCGCGCCGGCGGTTACGCATCCGTCGCTCCTCGAGCAGATATTGACGTGGTTGTGGGACCGCTGGACCGACTTGCTCACCCAGATCGCACGCCACGTGCACATCGGCAAGACGGGAACCGCGCTGATCGGCGATGCGATCGTCACGTTCTGCGTCGTTGCGATCGGACTGATCGGCGCGCATCTGCTCGCGCAGCTCGATCTCGATCGTGTGCGGCGCGAACGCGCGACCGCGCTCGCTCCGGCTCGCAGCGCGCACGCGCTGGCGGCGCTGGCCGCGCAGGCGGCGGCGGCCGGTGAGTACGCGCGCGCGATCCGCTTGCTCTTCATCGCGGTCGTCACGCTGCTCGACCTGCGCGGTGTCGTCCGCGACGAGCAATCCTTGACGGTGGGCGAATTGCGCCGCGCGCTGCACGAACGCGACGGCCGGCTGGAACCGGCATTCGTCGAGATCGCGCGCCTCTACACCGCGGCCGCTTACGCGCAAGTCGGTGCCGACGAGGCGGCGTGGCGGCGTGCGCGCGCCGCGTACGACGCGCTCGCGGCGAGCGCGGCGTCATGAGCACGCGCGTCGCTGAAGTCGTCGCGCTGGTCGTGCTCCTTGCCGTGCTGCTGCTGCTCGCGAGCGCGTCGCTCGGGACGCCGGCATCGACGGCGTCGACCTTCGATACCGGACCGAACGGCTATCGCGCGCTCTACGACGTGCTGCAGCGCGAGGGAATTCCGCTCTCGCGCCTGCAAGGACCGCTCGGCACGCTCGATCCGGCGGTGCGTGTGCTGGCGGTCACCGACGGCGCTTACGATGCGAACGATCTGCAACGCTTGCGCGCATTCATGGACGGCGGCGGCTGGGTCGTGGCTTTCGGCGCCATTGCGAATCTCGGCCGCGCACCGCACCTGCGCGTGTTCGACGTGCGCGACTACACCAATCTCGCGCTGAGCAAAACGCCGCAGCGCGCGCTCGCGGTCTATCGTGCGCTCGCCGGGAGAGGGCCGGTAGCCTTCGACGAGCGCGTGCACGGCTACGATCGCACGCAGTCGCTGTGGGCGGTGTTGCCGCGCTCCGTCCACATCGCGGTGGGTCTCGCCACGCTGGCCGTCGTCCTTGCGCTGATCGATGCGAACGTGCCCTTCACGCCGCCGCTCGTGCGCGAACCGCCGGGCGATCGCGATTCCTCCGATTACGTGCGTTCGATGGCGACGTTGCTGCGCCGCGCGCACGCGGGCGCGGCGGCGATCGAGCGTTTCGCGCGCGCCTATCCGAAATCAGCCGAGCTGCGTGAACTCGCGGCGGTTCGCCACCCGAGCGAGGCGCTCGTACTGCGCGCTGCGGCGATCTACGCCGCGCAACGAAAGGAACACGCGTGAACCCCTCTCCCTGCGCGCTCGCCGATTTGGCCGCGCGTCTGCGTGTCGCGATCGGCACGGCGCTCGTCGGCAGCGAGCGCGTAACCTTTGGGCTGCTGGTGGCGCTGCTCTCGCGCGGCCACGTGCTGATCGAAGGCGTACCCGGCACCGGAAAAACGCTGGCCGTGCGCGCCTTTGCGGCCGCGCTCGGCGTACCGTTCCGGCGGATTCAGTTCACGCCGGATCTGATGCCTTCCGACGTGGTCGGGACGAGCGTCTTCAATCCGCAGAGCGCGACGTTCAGCGTGCGACCCGGGCCGATCAACGCCAACGTCGTGCTGGCCGACGAGATCAATCGCACGCCGCCGAAGACGCAAGCCGCGCTGCTCGAAGCAATGGAAGAAGGGCGCGTCACGATCGACGGCACGCCGATCGCGCTGCCGCAGCCGTTCATCGTCTGCGCGACGCAGAATCCGATCGAGTACGAAGGAACCTATCCGCTGCCCGAGGCACAGCTCGACCGCTTCACGGTCAAAGTGACGACCGGCTATCCCGCCCGGGAACAGGAACTGAATCTGCTCGCGCGCGTCGCCGCCGGATTCGACTCGCGTGCGCTCGAGATCGCCGGTATTACTCCGGTCACCGGCGCCGATGAAATCATCGCGGCACAGGCCGCCGTGCGCGCCGTGCACGTTGCGGGTGAAGTGCAGGCGTACGCGCTCGCCGTCGCCGCCGCGACGCGTTCGCACGCGCGCTTGGCGCTGGGTGCATCGCCGCGCGCGGCGGTTACGCTGCTGGTCGTCGCGCAGGCCGCGGCCGCCATTGACGGCCGCAATTACGCCACGCCCGACGACGTGAAAGACGTTGCGGAGCCGGTGCTCGCGCATCGCTTGATCGTGCAGCCCGAAGCCGAGATCGAAGGCGCAACCGCGGCATCGGTGCTGGCCGAGGTTCTCGCCGCCGTTCCGGTCCCGCGTGGCTAGGAGCTATCTGCCGTTTTGGTTCTCGCGGCGCGCGCTGTGGATGCTGGCCGCAATCGCGCTCGTGCTGGCGTGCTCGCCCGGTGCGCCGATCTGCGCACCGCTCGCGATCGCTTTCGGCGGGGTGCTTGCGCTGGGAACGCTGCTCGATCTGGCCCTCATCCCGTCGCCGCGCGAGCTGAGCGTCGCGCGCGCGCTGCCCTCGTATCTCGCGCTGCGGCGCAGCGCGCAGCTCGAGTACACGATCGAGAACCGTTCGCGCCGCTCGCTGCGCGCCGGTTTGGTGGAAGCGCCGCTGCGCACGCTGGATCTCGGTGAGGAAGAACTCGTCGCGCTGGTGCCGGCGCGCAGTGAAGTGCGCGTGGACGCGGCGGCGCTGCCGGTCGCGCGCGGCAGCGATGCGTTCACGCGAATCTACCTTTGGTACGAAAGCGCGCTCGGACTGATTCGCCGGCGCACGGTGATCGAGGCGCCCGCGCCGATCCGCGTCTACCCGGATCTCTCCGCGGTCGAGCGCTACGGCTCGCTGCACGTGCGCAACCGGTTGGTCGAGGCGGGGCTGCGGCGCATGCGTCTGCGCGGTTCCGGTACGGAGTTCGAGAGCGTGCGCGACTACGAGAGCGGCGATGCGTTCCGCTCGATCGATTGGAAGGCGAGCGCACGCCGCGGCAAGCTGATGGTGGTGCAGCGCGAGGTCGAACGCAGCCAGGACGTGATGCTGCTGCTCGACTGCGGGCGCTTGATGACGGCGCGAATCGGCGCGCAGCGCAAGCTGGACTACGCGATCACCGCCGGGCTTTCGCTCGCGTCGATCGCGTCGCTCGCAAGCGACCGGGTCGGCGTGGTCGCGTTCGCGCGGCGCATTGTGGTTGCGCGTGCGCCGCGCTCGACGGCGGCCTCGGTGCGCGCGCTCGCCGATGCGGTCTGCGACGTGGAACCGCGCTTCGAAGAATCCGATTACGCGCGCGCGTTCGACTATCTGCGCGCGCATCTGCACCGGCGCAGTTTGATCGCGTTCTTTACCGACGTGATCGACCCGGTCGCGCAAAGCGCGGTGCTGGCGGAATTGGGAACGCTCGCGAAACGGCACGTGGTGCTCTGCATCTTCATGAATGACGCGGCGGTGAGCTCGACGCTGGCGAGCGTGCCGCGCGACGTCGACGAGGCCTATCGCCTCGATGTGGCAGTGGGACTTGCGACCGAACGCGCGTTGGCGGCGCGCACGCTGCAACGTGCGGGCGTGCTGGTGCTCGACGTGCCCGCCGAGAAAATGTCACTGGCCGCGATCGACGAGTACCTGCGCATCAAATCCCGCGGGTTGTTGTGACCTCCGTGCGCCCGGCGAAACCGAAGTAGAGCACGAGCAGCACCGCCGTCGCCGCGCCGAACGCGATGCGATCGGACGCGGGCAAGCGCAGGGGCGAGAAGAAACCTTCGATCGTCCCGGCGACGAGCAGCATCGACGCGACGCCCGCGATCAGCACGCCGGCGCGGCGCGCGGCCGCGGCAATCGCGTCGCGCCGGCGCAAGCGTCCCGGCGCGAGGATGCCCGCTGTAATCAGCAGCCCCGCGGCGCCGGCGATTTGGATCGCGGTCAACTCGATGACGCCGTGCGGCGCGACCGTCGCCCAGAAGTCCGGGCCGAAACCGGCGTTGGTGAAGAGCGCGCCGAGCGCGCCGAGCATCAGCCCGTTGAAGAAGATGATCCACAGGGTAAAAAGTCCCAGGGTGGCGCAGCCGGCGAAGGCGTAGATCGCGACCTTGACGTTGTTCGTGATGATCATCGAAGACATCGCGGGCGACGCCGATGGATCGAACGCGAAGTTGGAATCGTGCAGACTTCTTTTGATTTGATCGGGGACGATCGCGCTGGGCAGCAGCGAGTAGGCCGTGCCCGGATGCGTGCGCACGAGCACGTAGGCGACGACGGCCGCGGCGACCGTTATCGCGGCGCAGATCGCGAAGAAACCGAACGAGCGGCGAAACTCGCGCGGAAACGTTCGCGCGTAGAATTCAACGACGCGTTCGCGTCCGGTCACCGCCGCGCCGCGGTAGACGTAGGCGTGCGCCCGCGCCACCAGCCGGTTCAAATAGACGATCAGCCGCGCGTCGTAGCCGCGCCCGCTGGCGTAGGCCAGATCGCTGGTCGCCGCGCGATACAGACGCCCGATCGCTTCGACCTGCTCGGCTTGGAGGCGGCGCACGCCGCCGCGGCTCGCTCGCGCGAGCAGCGAATCGAGTTCGTTCCACGCGGCGGTTCGCCGTTCAACGAAGGTGGCTTGCGTCACCTCGTCTTAGGTACTCCGGCAATGGACCGAACCCTAGAGGTGCGCACACCCGAGTCGATCGCCTTTTCCTACGAACTC from Candidatus Baltobacteraceae bacterium carries:
- a CDS encoding beta-ketoacyl-ACP reductase; amino-acid sequence: MITTSTAPSGTLTRLEGRVAIVTGGSRGIGGAISTALAADGATIAVVGVPADRERTEALRASLNGTAKLVDFYQADVSDPQACEAATQAVIAAHGKVDILINSAGITKDHTARKMTVDEWQAVLNVNLSGPFFMIKAVLDHMLAQRYGRIVNISSVVGRTGNFGQANYAAAKAGLLGLTKTLAIETARTGITVNAVAPGFTLTEMVAAMPETAIEAATARTPIGRLGQPEEIARVVRFLVDDNSGFITGSTYDVNGGMYM
- the fabG gene encoding 3-oxoacyl-[acyl-carrier-protein] reductase, which gives rise to MSFTGRVAIVTGGTRGIGLAITQALAQDGAHVAAGYSKGADAAERCAEKHRANGHSVSTHQGRVDDFDDCKRVVDEVLKTHGRVDFLVNNAGITLDKTLRKMSSEDWCNVINVNLSGAFNMTKAVLEHMIERGSGRIVNISSVIGQTGNVGQANYAASKAGLFGFTKSLALEMAAKGITANVVAPGFIGTEMVEAMPEAALAKVVEKIPTKRLGKPEEVARVVKFLCEDDSGYITGAAFHVNGGLDMT
- a CDS encoding prepilin-type N-terminal cleavage/methylation domain-containing protein yields the protein MKRQAGFTLLETLVGAAIAAVILWSLIAFADRAVNWAVAANRRLNAGANAARLVERLSSEAEGAWAVYVPAADAFGRSNADGHELDFFAEDGAHRTYSWSYDYDASAQTLTRYALVAGNAPVAGDVLADIDGFVASPQTLAALAERSSPAYDPLFASAAATDVPYAFAAMPGAIGGNRLVAVTVVASGVDRSVVLASEDAPTAFTVVVNYTPSPAPLVTPTVTPLTLTP
- a CDS encoding transcriptional regulator codes for the protein MSATDLDRVFHERGRLAICSALVTHPDGVSFTQLQDACALTDGNLNRHLHALAEDEIVEMQRRTGSGRPQTIVRITAAGRERFLAYIDALEHIVREVQRSMSSSESPVRTVPARGTSQ
- a CDS encoding MOSC domain-containing protein; protein product: MLIGTLRAIRRYPVKSLRGEVLDACAVFPEGLEGDRVRALIAPEGHRRAGTTYRGKEDERLHRLGSVDGLRVVEDVEGRFMDDAPVSLLADRWLDGLSSFVGYRVEYERFRPNFFIEMEPGIAIDEPALTGRELRLGEVTLRVRYPIERCAVPTYDPQGGDADPRILRYVAQARSNWMGIYCDVPRAGTVRTGDSLELIER
- a CDS encoding DUF4129 domain-containing protein; its protein translation is MSAQPPVDITQAVRAELAVPGRYHLAPAVTHPSLLEQILTWLWDRWTDLLTQIARHVHIGKTGTALIGDAIVTFCVVAIGLIGAHLLAQLDLDRVRRERATALAPARSAHALAALAAQAAAAGEYARAIRLLFIAVVTLLDLRGVVRDEQSLTVGELRRALHERDGRLEPAFVEIARLYTAAAYAQVGADEAAWRRARAAYDALAASAAS
- a CDS encoding DUF4350 domain-containing protein; the encoded protein is MSTRVAEVVALVVLLAVLLLLASASLGTPASTASTFDTGPNGYRALYDVLQREGIPLSRLQGPLGTLDPAVRVLAVTDGAYDANDLQRLRAFMDGGGWVVAFGAIANLGRAPHLRVFDVRDYTNLALSKTPQRALAVYRALAGRGPVAFDERVHGYDRTQSLWAVLPRSVHIAVGLATLAVVLALIDANVPFTPPLVREPPGDRDSSDYVRSMATLLRRAHAGAAAIERFARAYPKSAELRELAAVRHPSEALVLRAAAIYAAQRKEHA
- a CDS encoding MoxR family ATPase, with product MNPSPCALADLAARLRVAIGTALVGSERVTFGLLVALLSRGHVLIEGVPGTGKTLAVRAFAAALGVPFRRIQFTPDLMPSDVVGTSVFNPQSATFSVRPGPINANVVLADEINRTPPKTQAALLEAMEEGRVTIDGTPIALPQPFIVCATQNPIEYEGTYPLPEAQLDRFTVKVTTGYPAREQELNLLARVAAGFDSRALEIAGITPVTGADEIIAAQAAVRAVHVAGEVQAYALAVAAATRSHARLALGASPRAAVTLLVVAQAAAAIDGRNYATPDDVKDVAEPVLAHRLIVQPEAEIEGATAASVLAEVLAAVPVPRG
- a CDS encoding DUF58 domain-containing protein produces the protein MARSYLPFWFSRRALWMLAAIALVLACSPGAPICAPLAIAFGGVLALGTLLDLALIPSPRELSVARALPSYLALRRSAQLEYTIENRSRRSLRAGLVEAPLRTLDLGEEELVALVPARSEVRVDAAALPVARGSDAFTRIYLWYESALGLIRRRTVIEAPAPIRVYPDLSAVERYGSLHVRNRLVEAGLRRMRLRGSGTEFESVRDYESGDAFRSIDWKASARRGKLMVVQREVERSQDVMLLLDCGRLMTARIGAQRKLDYAITAGLSLASIASLASDRVGVVAFARRIVVARAPRSTAASVRALADAVCDVEPRFEESDYARAFDYLRAHLHRRSLIAFFTDVIDPVAQSAVLAELGTLAKRHVVLCIFMNDAAVSSTLASVPRDVDEAYRLDVAVGLATERALAARTLQRAGVLVLDVPAEKMSLAAIDEYLRIKSRGLL
- a CDS encoding stage II sporulation protein M, whose amino-acid sequence is MTQATFVERRTAAWNELDSLLARASRGGVRRLQAEQVEAIGRLYRAATSDLAYASGRGYDARLIVYLNRLVARAHAYVYRGAAVTGRERVVEFYARTFPREFRRSFGFFAICAAITVAAAVVAYVLVRTHPGTAYSLLPSAIVPDQIKRSLHDSNFAFDPSASPAMSSMIITNNVKVAIYAFAGCATLGLFTLWIIFFNGLMLGALGALFTNAGFGPDFWATVAPHGVIELTAIQIAGAAGLLITAGILAPGRLRRRDAIAAAARRAGVLIAGVASMLLVAGTIEGFFSPLRLPASDRIAFGAATAVLLVLYFGFAGRTEVTTTRGI